Proteins encoded in a region of the Nicotiana tomentosiformis chromosome 9, ASM39032v3, whole genome shotgun sequence genome:
- the LOC104119622 gene encoding E3 ubiquitin-protein ligase PRT1 — MENGQENHENIQTEEIPDEFQCCVCLELLYKPVVLGCGHIACFWCIFKSMNTLMESNCPICRHPYHHFPSVCRLMHFLLVKLYPLDSARREKQVAEEEKEVGYFSPQFDDYLSESCGKTDLVLDTASPHSIPSQKCGSAGEGEHSSVVFPAISCSETKEDAKSKNLNFADEHTSASSKQVLITDLLCGICKLLLYRPVVLNCGHVYCENCVINPSDKLCRCPGCQLEHPNGYPNVCLVLEHFLEEQFPKLYAERKSASVDRSNRQIPATRDQDEAASCKSLPKFDLSTWLTGGGPQVHFGVGCDYCGMYPIVGERYKCKDCKEKIGFDLCEGCYKSSSKLPGRFNQQHTPEHQFDLIQPLQVRNVVLRLQPERLEEDGSIGLLEYIEEDSSVEVEPQHAEEDSSETNSPRDDLRDGQAGNISSNDTREDQGSANRN; from the exons ATGGAAAATGGCCAAGAAAATCATGAAAACATTCAAACTGAAGAAATCCCAGATGAATTTCAATGCTGTGTTTGCCT gGAACTTTTGTATAAACCAGTTGTGCTAG GGTGTGGCCACATTGCTTGTTTCTGGTGTATATTTAAGTCCATGAATACTTTGATGGAGTCAAACTGTCCCATTTGTCGTCACCCTTATCATCATTTCCCTAGTGTGTGTAGATTGATGCACTTTTTGCTTGTAAAGTTGTACCCTTTAGACAGTGCAAGAAGGGAAAAACAAGTGGCAG AGGAGGAGAAGGAAGTAGGATATTTTTCACCTCAGTTTGATGATTATTTATCAGAATCCTGTGGCAAGACCGATCTTGTTCTAGACACGGCTTCACCTCATTCCATCCCTTCACAGAAATGTGGATCAGCAGGGGAAGGAGAGCATTCCTCAGTAGTTTTTCCTGCAATATCATGTTCTGAAACCAAAGAGGATGCAAAGTCAAAGAATCTTAATTTTGCAGATGAGCATACAAGTGCAAGCAGTAAGCAAGTGCTTATCACAGATTTGCTTTGTGGGATCTGCAAACTGTTGTTGTACCGACCTGTAGTTCTTAACTGTGGCCATG TTTattgtgaaaattgtgtgatcaATCCTAGCGACAAGCTATGTAGATGTCCAGGTTGCCAACTGGAGCATCCAAATGGATACCCCAACGTTTGCTTGGTTCTTGAGCACTTCTTAGAAGAGCAATTTCCCAAGCTGTATGCAGAAAGGAAAAGCGCATCAGTGGATAGATCTAATCGTCAGATTCCAGCAACAC GAGATCAGGACGAAGCTGCTAGTTGCAAATCACTACCTAAATTTGATCTTTCAACATGGTTAACGGGTGGAGGACCGCAGGTTCATTTTGGAGTCGGTTGTGATTATTGTGGG ATGTATCCTATTGTTGGGGAACGATACAAATGCAAAGACTGTAAGGAGAAAATAGGGTTCGACCTTTGTGAGGGGTGCTATAAAAGCTCCTCGAAGCTCCCTGGCAGGTTTAATCAGCAACACACACCAGAACACCAATTTGATCTAATACAGCCACTTCAAGTGAGAAATGTGGTACTGAGGCTTCAACCTGAACGACTTGAAGAGGACGGCTCCATTGGCCTGCTTGAATATATCGAGGAGGACAGTTCTGTTGAGGTTGAGCCACAGCACGCGGAAGAAGATTCCTCAGAGACCAACTCTCCGCGAGATGACTTAAGAGATGGTCAAGCAGGGAACATATCCTCAAATGACACTAGAGAAGATCAAGGATCTGCAAACAGAAACTAG